A region of Deinococcus rubellus DNA encodes the following proteins:
- a CDS encoding XdhC family protein has product MERLEINEILTGLRAARSARQGAAVASVVRVRGNAYRREGARMLIREDGSHVCMLSGGCLESEVALSAQLVMAQGLPSLTSYDLSEDVIWGLGIGCGGSVDIYVEPVLDGGGLLGGGLLGTWLGLLERGDLGILATVLPAAADSLPGAPLGRLLVREDGTAQGEGQLEPALGAQILGAAREMLRALYPRAETRRFTAAGGAAVDVFLDASAPAPELVIFGAGHDALPLAQRALEVGWTIRVVDARAAFLTDQRFPGAQLTLAEPDRLGAALSLGPRSFVMVMNHHLERDRACLRFALESAAPYVGVLGPRQRFLDALATLSEEGYQPDAEQLARISNPVGLDIGAESPYEVALSVVAELIAVRRGFAGGRLNGRAGRIHDPAEPAPAAAPLLPAAGAVN; this is encoded by the coding sequence ATGGAACGCTTGGAAATCAACGAGATTCTGACCGGGCTGCGCGCGGCGCGCTCGGCCCGGCAGGGCGCGGCCGTCGCCAGCGTGGTGCGGGTACGCGGCAACGCCTACCGCCGCGAGGGTGCCCGCATGCTGATCCGCGAGGACGGCTCGCACGTCTGCATGCTCTCGGGCGGCTGTCTGGAGAGCGAGGTGGCCCTCAGCGCCCAGCTCGTCATGGCGCAGGGTCTGCCCTCGCTGACCAGCTACGATCTGAGTGAGGATGTGATCTGGGGCCTGGGCATCGGCTGCGGTGGCAGCGTGGACATTTACGTGGAGCCGGTGCTGGACGGTGGTGGACTGCTGGGCGGCGGGCTGCTCGGCACCTGGCTGGGGCTGCTGGAGCGCGGCGATCTGGGCATCCTGGCCACCGTGCTGCCCGCCGCTGCTGACAGCCTACCGGGTGCACCGCTGGGCCGCCTGCTGGTCCGCGAGGACGGCACAGCCCAGGGCGAGGGGCAACTCGAACCCGCTCTCGGGGCGCAGATTCTCGGCGCGGCCCGTGAAATGCTGCGGGCGCTGTATCCCAGGGCCGAAACCCGGCGCTTCACGGCAGCGGGCGGCGCGGCAGTGGACGTTTTTCTGGACGCCAGCGCCCCCGCCCCTGAACTCGTGATCTTCGGAGCCGGACATGACGCCCTGCCACTCGCGCAGCGTGCCCTGGAAGTCGGCTGGACCATCAGGGTGGTGGACGCCCGCGCCGCCTTTCTGACAGACCAGCGCTTTCCCGGCGCGCAGCTCACCCTGGCCGAACCGGACCGACTGGGCGCAGCACTCAGCCTGGGGCCGCGCTCATTCGTGATGGTCATGAACCACCACCTGGAGCGGGACCGGGCCTGCCTGCGCTTCGCCCTGGAAAGTGCCGCGCCCTACGTGGGCGTGCTGGGACCGCGTCAGCGCTTTCTGGACGCGCTGGCGACGCTGAGCGAAGAAGGCTACCAGCCCGACGCCGAGCAGCTCGCCCGCATCAGCAATCCGGTGGGGCTGGACATCGGCGCGGAAAGCCCTTACGAGGTGGCACTCTCGGTGGTGGCCGAACTGATCGCCGTGCGGCGCGGCTTTGCCGGGGGCCGCCTGAATGGCCGGGCCGGGCGCATTCATGACCCCGCCGAGCCTGCACCTGCCGCCGCTCCTCTGTTGCCCGCAGCCGGGGCGGTAAACTAG
- the rph gene encoding ribonuclease PH, with protein sequence MRQGRAALEPRVLKVSRGVNAYAEGSALVELGQTRVIATVSLDQKVPPHMRGKKEGWLMAEYLMLPRATQDRQNRERNMQNGRRHEIQRLLGRSFRSVVDLKPFRNQTLVIDCDVLQADGGTRVTSLLAGYAALFDLSDRLVKRGTLSEWPLKHELGAVSVGYVGGELLVDLDYGEDARASADLNVVATAAGLMLEAQGGAEEEPITSEAYFKLLAVGLEVAGELSRRLHAQL encoded by the coding sequence GTGAGGCAGGGCCGGGCCGCCCTCGAACCCCGTGTCCTCAAGGTGAGCCGGGGTGTCAACGCTTACGCCGAGGGCAGCGCGCTGGTGGAACTGGGCCAGACCAGAGTGATCGCCACCGTCAGCCTCGACCAGAAGGTGCCGCCCCACATGCGCGGCAAGAAGGAAGGCTGGCTGATGGCCGAGTACCTGATGCTGCCGCGCGCCACCCAGGACCGCCAGAACCGCGAGCGCAATATGCAAAATGGGCGGCGGCATGAGATTCAGCGCTTGCTGGGCCGCTCATTTCGCTCGGTGGTTGATCTCAAACCCTTCAGGAACCAGACCCTGGTGATCGACTGTGACGTGTTGCAGGCTGACGGCGGCACCCGCGTCACCAGCTTGCTGGCCGGGTACGCTGCCCTGTTTGATCTCTCGGACCGTCTGGTCAAGCGCGGAACGCTCAGCGAATGGCCGCTCAAGCACGAACTCGGCGCGGTCAGCGTCGGCTATGTGGGCGGCGAACTGCTGGTCGATCTGGATTACGGCGAGGACGCGCGGGCCAGCGCCGATCTGAATGTGGTCGCCACCGCTGCGGGCCTGATGCTGGAAGCCCAGGGCGGCGCGGAGGAGGAGCCGATCACCAGTGAGGCGTACTTCAAGCTGCTCGCGGTGGGCCTCGAAGTGGCGGGCGAGCTGTCGCGGCGGCTGCACGCGCAGTTGTGA
- the mnmA gene encoding tRNA 2-thiouridine(34) synthase MnmA: protein MSGGVDSSVSAALLKAQGFSVVGAMMRFWPDDKRTDTFDSCCSPDAAYEARRVAEQVGVPFYLLDYREQFQRHIVGPFLAEYAAGRTPNPCVNCNTKVKFDELVKKAKMLGCDYVATGHYVKRVDEPGGSVAFHRGDDPRKDQTYFLWGTPRDALPYILFPVGELEKPRVREIAEEYGLLTAQKAESQNICFVPGTVKEFVAEYVPQQSGQMRDIRTGEVVGEHLGTQFYTLGQKKGLGLFQSHLVRHVVHLDVSSNTVWVGEYEDCLWRTLKAEGANYLIDLADLPRELEVQVRYRTRPVAARIIHADGQGFELEFAEPQFAVAPGQSAVLYAGPKLLGGGLIADHVRVLPV from the coding sequence ATGTCCGGCGGGGTGGACAGCAGCGTCAGCGCCGCGCTTCTCAAGGCCCAGGGCTTTTCGGTGGTCGGCGCGATGATGCGCTTCTGGCCCGATGACAAACGCACCGATACCTTCGACAGTTGCTGCTCGCCCGACGCCGCCTACGAGGCCCGCCGGGTGGCCGAGCAGGTCGGTGTGCCGTTCTACCTGCTCGATTACCGCGAACAGTTTCAGCGCCACATCGTCGGCCCTTTTCTGGCCGAATACGCCGCCGGGCGCACGCCGAATCCCTGCGTCAACTGCAATACCAAGGTCAAGTTCGACGAACTGGTCAAGAAGGCCAAGATGCTCGGCTGCGATTACGTCGCCACCGGACACTACGTCAAGCGGGTAGACGAGCCGGGCGGCTCCGTGGCCTTTCACCGGGGTGACGACCCGCGCAAGGACCAGACCTACTTTCTGTGGGGCACGCCCAGAGACGCCCTGCCCTACATCCTCTTTCCGGTGGGCGAGCTGGAAAAGCCCCGTGTGCGTGAGATCGCCGAGGAATACGGCCTGCTGACCGCCCAGAAAGCCGAGAGTCAGAACATCTGCTTCGTGCCCGGCACCGTCAAGGAGTTCGTGGCTGAGTACGTGCCGCAGCAGTCTGGTCAGATGCGTGACATCCGCACGGGCGAGGTGGTGGGCGAGCATCTGGGCACCCAGTTTTACACCCTGGGCCAGAAGAAGGGGCTGGGTCTGTTTCAGTCGCATCTGGTGAGGCACGTGGTTCACCTGGACGTGTCAAGCAACACCGTCTGGGTGGGCGAGTACGAGGACTGCCTGTGGCGCACGCTGAAAGCCGAGGGGGCCAACTACCTGATCGATCTGGCCGACTTGCCCCGCGAGTTGGAAGTGCAGGTGCGCTACCGTACCCGGCCCGTCGCGGCGCGGATCATTCACGCTGACGGGCAGGGCTTCGAGCTGGAATTTGCTGAGCCGCAGTTCGCCGTGGCTCCTGGCCAGAGCGCCGTGCTGTACGCCGGGCCGAAGCTGCTGGGCGGCGGATTGATCGCCGATCACGTGCGGGTGCTGCCGGTTTAA
- the lysA gene encoding diaminopimelate decarboxylase, with translation MLTDAQLLAAAARFGTPLYVYDAAELDAALARVRTAFTDTRLFYAMKANPNLTLLARMRAAGVGFECVSAGELARAVKVGAGGSDILVNGPAKSDEEYAEGARLGATFIVDRAEEVGLLPPRSRVLVRVNPALEVSTHDHLATGAGGSKFGVPLGGVPAVLNALRAAGHDGRGLHVHIGSAIRDATDFAAAFARLSELRPAVGELEVLDVGGGWSLDADLDGIADQARRAAQVFGAQLWAEPGRYLVAGAGVLLSQVVGLKATAHEFVLLDAGMTELIRPMLYGAVHPVLPLWPRSEAALHNTGTYDLAGPACESGDVLAREVPLPRPQRGDVLALLEAGAYGAAMSSNYLTRPRPAEVLWDGEWRVIRQRESVETIWAAET, from the coding sequence ATGCTCACCGATGCCCAACTCCTCGCCGCCGCCGCCCGCTTCGGCACGCCGCTCTACGTCTACGACGCCGCCGAGCTTGACGCTGCTCTGGCACGGGTGCGAACCGCCTTCACGGATACCCGCCTCTTTTACGCCATGAAAGCCAACCCGAACCTGACTTTGCTGGCCCGGATGCGCGCGGCAGGGGTGGGCTTCGAGTGCGTCAGCGCCGGAGAGCTGGCGCGGGCGGTGAAGGTGGGTGCGGGCGGCAGCGACATTCTGGTCAACGGTCCGGCCAAGTCGGACGAGGAGTACGCCGAGGGCGCACGGCTGGGCGCGACCTTCATCGTGGATAGGGCCGAGGAAGTCGGGCTGCTGCCGCCACGCTCGCGGGTGCTGGTGCGGGTCAATCCGGCGCTGGAGGTCAGCACCCACGATCACCTCGCCACCGGGGCGGGCGGCAGCAAGTTCGGCGTGCCGCTGGGCGGAGTGCCCGCCGTGTTGAACGCTTTACGGGCGGCGGGCCACGACGGACGCGGCCTTCATGTCCATATCGGCAGCGCCATCCGCGACGCTACCGACTTCGCGGCGGCCTTCGCGCGGCTCAGCGAACTGCGGCCCGCTGTGGGTGAGTTGGAAGTGCTGGACGTGGGCGGCGGCTGGAGTCTGGACGCCGACCTGGACGGCATCGCAGATCAAGCCAGGCGAGCAGCGCAGGTGTTCGGCGCTCAGCTCTGGGCCGAGCCGGGGCGCTACCTGGTGGCGGGGGCGGGCGTACTGCTGAGTCAGGTGGTGGGCCTCAAGGCAACTGCCCACGAGTTCGTGCTGCTCGACGCGGGCATGACCGAGCTGATCCGCCCGATGCTCTACGGCGCGGTTCATCCGGTGCTCCCACTCTGGCCACGCAGCGAGGCCGCCCTCCACAACACAGGCACCTACGACCTGGCTGGTCCCGCCTGCGAGAGCGGCGACGTGCTGGCGCGGGAGGTGCCACTGCCAAGACCCCAGCGCGGCGACGTGCTGGCACTCCTGGAAGCGGGGGCTTACGGCGCGGCCATGAGCAGCAACTATCTGACCCGCCCTCGCCCAGCAGAGGTGCTGTGGGACGGGGAGTGGCGGGTCATCCGGCAACGCGAGAGCGTTGAGACGATTTGGGCAGCGGAAACGTGA
- a CDS encoding ABC transporter permease codes for MFLALRELQHYRFRSVLIGGIVALIAFMVFMLTGLTRGLAHDNAALLIETPASYFVTTRDAEGVFTRSFLSKADVQRITAAAGSASTPLAQSFASFSNGDKQLSGVLLGIDPASFLAPKVTDGQALTASTAGAVVDSSLQKDGVKLGDTLILKPGGETLKVLGFTRSARLNHQPVMFVTLSRWQALNPRSQGSVSAVALKTDAGVASKVGALSGLSVFTRAQALQVLPGYKEEQGSLTMIQVFLVVVAAFVMAVFFYVLTLQKTPQFGLLKAIGASTRTLAGSLVAQMLLLTVVAVLIAALVTLGLVNLLPAGIPFTLTLPTLLAASALLIVVAALSSLLSLRTVAKVDPLIAIGTVT; via the coding sequence ATGTTCCTCGCCCTACGCGAACTCCAGCATTACCGCTTCCGCTCCGTCCTCATCGGCGGCATCGTCGCCCTGATCGCCTTCATGGTCTTTATGCTGACCGGCCTGACGCGTGGTCTGGCCCACGACAACGCCGCGCTGCTGATCGAGACTCCCGCCAGTTACTTCGTCACCACCCGCGACGCCGAGGGCGTGTTCACCCGCTCCTTCCTGAGCAAGGCGGACGTTCAGCGCATCACCGCTGCTGCCGGGAGCGCCAGCACGCCGCTGGCCCAGAGCTTCGCCAGCTTCAGTAACGGCGATAAGCAACTCAGCGGTGTGCTGCTCGGCATCGATCCGGCCAGCTTTCTGGCTCCGAAAGTAACGGACGGCCAGGCCCTGACCGCCAGCACTGCGGGGGCCGTCGTGGACAGCTCCCTCCAGAAAGACGGCGTGAAGCTCGGTGACACGCTGATTCTCAAGCCCGGCGGCGAAACACTCAAGGTCCTGGGATTCACCCGGTCCGCCCGGCTCAACCACCAGCCGGTGATGTTCGTGACGCTCAGCCGCTGGCAGGCGCTCAACCCTCGCAGCCAGGGCAGCGTCAGCGCCGTGGCCCTCAAGACCGATGCTGGAGTGGCCAGCAAGGTCGGCGCACTGAGCGGCCTCAGCGTCTTTACCCGTGCCCAGGCCCTTCAGGTTCTACCGGGTTACAAGGAAGAGCAGGGCAGCCTGACCATGATCCAGGTGTTCCTGGTGGTCGTCGCTGCCTTCGTGATGGCTGTGTTCTTCTACGTGCTGACCCTCCAGAAGACGCCTCAGTTCGGACTGCTCAAGGCCATCGGGGCCAGCACCCGCACCCTGGCGGGCAGCCTGGTCGCGCAGATGCTGCTGCTGACCGTCGTTGCCGTGCTGATCGCCGCCCTGGTCACCCTGGGGCTGGTGAATCTGCTGCCCGCCGGGATTCCCTTCACCCTGACGCTGCCCACCCTGCTCGCGGCCTCGGCCCTGTTGATCGTGGTGGCCGCCCTGAGCAGCTTGCTGAGCCTGCGCACAGTCGCCAAGGTTGATCCGCTGATCGCCATCGGCACCGTGACCTGA
- the ftsY gene encoding signal recognition particle-docking protein FtsY encodes MSWLNRLRDGLSKTRQQLNQSAGFLGTDLKDVFTNRIETLEDLEYALIVADVGRAATEEILEDVRSSTRGNLQEALMDAMTLQLEPDAKRAQFRKFGFNPDAKRSTVDPQGKVIMVIGVNGVGKTTTIAKLGRYYQSRGKRVMFAAGDTFRAAAGAQLGVWGERLGIPVVQGMDGGDPAAVAFDGAVARKARDFDLLFVDTAGRMHNKHNLMEELKKVRRVIDKADPGEPHEIWLVLDAVTGQNGLQQAKKFHEAITLTGVIVTKLDGTSKGGIVVPIVRELGVPIKFIGVGEGQEDLQPFDSKEFVQALFDVNIPKDELGKGVFSRED; translated from the coding sequence ATGTCATGGCTTAATCGTCTGCGTGACGGCCTGAGTAAGACCCGTCAGCAGCTCAACCAATCCGCCGGATTCCTGGGCACCGACCTCAAGGACGTGTTCACCAACCGCATCGAGACGCTCGAAGACCTCGAATACGCCCTGATCGTCGCCGACGTGGGCCGCGCTGCCACCGAAGAAATCCTGGAGGACGTGCGGAGCAGCACACGAGGCAACCTTCAGGAGGCCTTGATGGACGCCATGACCCTGCAACTCGAACCCGACGCCAAGCGGGCGCAGTTTCGCAAGTTCGGTTTCAATCCCGATGCCAAGCGCAGCACCGTCGATCCGCAGGGCAAGGTCATCATGGTGATCGGCGTCAACGGGGTGGGCAAAACCACCACCATCGCCAAGCTGGGCCGCTACTACCAGTCGCGCGGCAAACGGGTGATGTTCGCGGCGGGTGACACCTTCCGGGCGGCAGCGGGCGCGCAGCTCGGCGTCTGGGGCGAGCGGCTGGGCATTCCGGTGGTGCAGGGCATGGACGGCGGCGACCCGGCAGCGGTGGCGTTTGACGGAGCCGTCGCCCGCAAGGCCCGCGACTTCGATCTGCTGTTCGTGGACACCGCCGGACGGATGCACAACAAGCACAACCTGATGGAAGAGTTGAAAAAGGTGCGCCGGGTTATCGACAAGGCCGATCCAGGCGAACCGCACGAGATCTGGCTGGTGCTCGACGCTGTGACCGGGCAAAACGGGTTGCAGCAGGCCAAGAAGTTCCACGAGGCCATTACCCTGACCGGCGTCATCGTCACCAAGCTCGACGGCACGTCAAAGGGCGGCATCGTCGTGCCCATCGTGCGCGAGCTGGGCGTGCCGATCAAATTCATCGGCGTCGGCGAGGGCCAGGAAGATTTGCAGCCGTTCGACAGCAAAGAATTCGTTCAAGCACTTTTTGATGTCAACATCCCGAAGGATGAGCTGGGCAAAGGGGTTTTCAGCCGCGAAGACTGA
- a CDS encoding porin family protein, which produces MHAVRLLLATAGLSLAAAASAQPSVSPNAVFSPPLLSTVEVGLTGGYAAGGSGQVSVSRADLAGPLGVRLSLSRSSNDQPQANGQQTRRTLLAYGLDATYDFGQPMPGVATSFYGGLRYGQIISRLSGSGDQTTETTSGAPGLGMGAQIGYLLTNTFSFIAELGLDQYFGNKGEVSQNSQTTPTAERPGTVFRALLGVKYRF; this is translated from the coding sequence ATGCACGCCGTCCGCTTGTTGCTGGCCACTGCTGGCCTCAGCCTCGCCGCTGCGGCCAGTGCCCAGCCGTCCGTCTCGCCAAACGCGGTTTTCAGTCCGCCCTTGCTGAGCACCGTCGAGGTTGGCCTGACCGGGGGCTACGCGGCGGGCGGCAGCGGCCAGGTGTCGGTCAGCCGCGCCGATCTGGCCGGGCCGCTCGGTGTGCGTCTGAGCCTGAGCCGCAGCAGCAACGATCAGCCGCAGGCGAACGGGCAGCAGACGCGCCGAACCCTCTTGGCCTACGGTCTGGACGCCACCTACGATTTCGGCCAGCCGATGCCGGGCGTGGCGACCAGCTTCTACGGCGGGCTGCGTTACGGTCAGATCATCTCGCGTCTGAGCGGTTCCGGCGACCAGACCACCGAGACGACCAGCGGCGCTCCGGGCCTGGGCATGGGCGCGCAGATCGGCTACCTGCTCACCAACACCTTCAGTTTCATTGCCGAACTGGGCCTAGATCAGTATTTCGGCAACAAGGGAGAGGTCAGCCAGAACAGCCAGACCACGCCCACCGCCGAGCGCCCCGGTACAGTGTTCAGGGCGCTGCTGGGCGTCAAGTACCGCTTCTAG
- the murI gene encoding glutamate racemase, producing MRSEQHPPQPALRARPIGVFDSGMGGLSVLAELRRALPGEDFVYLADTAHVPYGSRSDDEVRSLTATCLAWLLAQGCRGAVVACNTASAFSLDFLRAQFGPGFPIVGLVPALKPAVAATRSGTVAVLATPVTLRGEKLAEVTRQFAVPAGVAVLHLSHPELVPLVEKGQADSARMRAVLREVLTPAAAAGADQLVLGCTHFPFLVASIRAEFGTQFALLDSGAAVARRTVQVLMGTETPGAGGETQFFVTGDLGQATPVMAALTGQPVRVKRAEFSFPEIAMQQAAR from the coding sequence GTGAGATCAGAGCAGCACCCACCCCAACCTGCCTTGCGGGCGCGGCCCATCGGCGTCTTTGACTCGGGCATGGGCGGCCTGAGTGTGCTGGCCGAACTGCGACGGGCGCTGCCGGGAGAGGATTTCGTGTATCTGGCCGACACGGCCCACGTGCCTTACGGCAGCCGCTCCGACGACGAGGTGCGGAGCCTGACGGCGACCTGCCTGGCCTGGCTACTCGCGCAAGGCTGCCGGGGAGCTGTCGTCGCCTGCAACACTGCCAGTGCCTTCAGCCTCGATTTTCTGCGGGCACAGTTCGGTCCCGGTTTTCCCATCGTGGGCCTCGTTCCGGCGCTCAAACCGGCGGTGGCGGCCACCCGCAGTGGTACGGTGGCGGTGCTCGCCACGCCGGTCACGTTGCGCGGCGAGAAGCTGGCCGAGGTGACCCGGCAGTTTGCCGTACCCGCCGGGGTGGCAGTGCTTCACCTGAGTCACCCCGAACTGGTGCCGCTGGTGGAAAAAGGGCAGGCCGACTCGGCGCGCATGCGGGCCGTGCTGCGCGAGGTGCTGACGCCCGCCGCAGCGGCTGGGGCCGATCAACTGGTGCTGGGCTGCACCCATTTTCCGTTTCTAGTTGCCAGCATTCGGGCCGAGTTCGGCACTCAGTTCGCGCTGCTCGATTCCGGAGCAGCGGTGGCGCGGCGCACGGTGCAGGTACTGATGGGTACCGAAACGCCCGGTGCTGGCGGCGAGACGCAGTTTTTTGTTACGGGTGATCTTGGACAGGCCACGCCCGTGATGGCGGCGCTGACGGGCCAGCCGGTCCGGGTCAAGCGGGCCGAATTTTCCTTTCCCGAGATCGCCATGCAGCAGGCAGCCCGATGA
- a CDS encoding PadR family transcriptional regulator: MTTDPNTLLLLGLLKGQRQHGYQLNEFIERNLGRFTTLKKATAYAALDRLEKQGWIEATTEQEGNRPARRVYGLTPGGEQQFFALLRAHLSRPEPVAFYGDLGMMFVNQLPPAEVKRLLSERRESLEIQIAGLERVPTHEGAFGQGLFGVDLAISRQLALLRADRQWLSQTLGGLPDGFSEGEI, from the coding sequence ATGACCACAGACCCGAACACCCTGTTGCTGCTTGGCCTGCTCAAAGGGCAGCGCCAGCACGGGTACCAGCTCAACGAGTTCATCGAACGCAATCTGGGCCGCTTCACCACGCTCAAGAAAGCCACCGCCTACGCGGCCCTTGACCGGCTGGAAAAGCAGGGCTGGATTGAGGCGACCACCGAGCAGGAAGGCAACCGTCCGGCCCGGCGCGTGTACGGCCTGACGCCCGGCGGCGAGCAGCAGTTTTTCGCGCTGCTGCGTGCCCACCTCAGCCGCCCCGAGCCGGTGGCCTTCTACGGTGACCTGGGGATGATGTTCGTCAATCAGTTGCCGCCTGCGGAGGTCAAGCGCCTGCTGTCCGAGCGTCGGGAGAGCCTGGAGATACAGATCGCGGGCCTGGAGCGGGTGCCCACCCATGAGGGGGCCTTTGGGCAAGGCCTCTTCGGGGTTGATCTGGCCATCTCACGTCAGCTTGCGCTGCTGAGGGCCGATCGGCAGTGGCTGTCCCAGACCCTGGGTGGCCTGCCGGACGGGTTCTCGGAAGGAGAGATCTGA
- a CDS encoding O-acetylhomoserine aminocarboxypropyltransferase/cysteine synthase family protein, whose translation MTNTQRFETLQVHAGQKPDPATGAQAVPIYNTNSYVFESAEHAAKLFGLQAFGNIYSRIMNPTTDVFEQRVAALEGGVGALAVASGHAAQFLAITTLAQTGDNIVSTPNLYGGTVNQFKVTLARLGIEVRFTSSQETPEEIAALIDDRTRAVYLETIGNPALNVPDFEGVAAAAHAKGVAVIVDNTFGAGGFFCQPLKHGADILVESASKWIGGHGNGIGGVIVDGGKFDWGNGRYPLMTAPSPSYHGLNFWTVFGEGNALGLPNLAFILRARTEGLRDLGPTLAPQQAWNFIQGLETLSLRGERHAQNTLALARWLREQPEVSKVTYPGLEEHPHFERAKKYLPRGAGGVLTFELKGGRAAGEAFIERVKLAQHVANVGDTKTLVIHPASTTHSQLDEGAQTLAGVTPGLVRVSVGIEHFEDIKEDFAQAMVGVPEPESV comes from the coding sequence ATGACGAATACCCAGCGCTTCGAGACCCTGCAAGTGCACGCCGGACAGAAACCCGACCCCGCAACGGGCGCGCAGGCCGTGCCGATCTACAACACCAACAGTTACGTTTTCGAATCGGCGGAGCACGCCGCCAAGTTGTTCGGTTTGCAGGCGTTCGGCAACATCTACTCGCGGATCATGAACCCCACCACCGACGTGTTCGAGCAGCGGGTGGCCGCGCTGGAAGGCGGCGTGGGCGCGCTGGCCGTCGCCAGCGGCCACGCCGCTCAGTTTCTGGCGATCACCACGCTGGCCCAGACCGGGGACAACATCGTCAGCACGCCGAATCTCTATGGCGGCACGGTCAACCAGTTCAAGGTGACGCTGGCCCGGCTGGGCATTGAGGTCCGCTTTACATCCAGCCAGGAAACGCCAGAAGAAATCGCCGCCCTGATCGACGACAGGACCCGCGCCGTGTACCTGGAAACCATCGGCAACCCGGCGCTCAACGTGCCCGACTTTGAGGGGGTTGCGGCCGCCGCACACGCCAAAGGTGTGGCCGTGATCGTGGACAATACCTTCGGCGCAGGCGGATTTTTCTGCCAGCCGCTCAAGCACGGCGCGGACATTCTGGTCGAGAGCGCGTCCAAGTGGATCGGCGGGCACGGCAACGGCATCGGCGGCGTCATCGTGGACGGCGGCAAATTCGACTGGGGCAACGGGCGCTATCCGCTGATGACGGCCCCCAGCCCCAGCTATCACGGCCTGAACTTCTGGACCGTCTTCGGCGAGGGCAACGCGCTGGGTCTCCCCAATCTGGCCTTCATTTTGCGCGCCCGCACCGAGGGCCTGCGCGATCTGGGGCCGACCCTCGCGCCGCAGCAGGCCTGGAATTTCATTCAGGGTCTGGAGACCCTCTCCCTGCGCGGTGAGCGTCACGCCCAGAACACCCTGGCACTGGCCCGGTGGCTCAGAGAGCAGCCAGAAGTCAGCAAGGTCACCTATCCGGGCCTGGAGGAGCACCCCCACTTCGAGCGGGCCAAGAAATATCTGCCACGCGGCGCGGGCGGCGTCCTAACCTTCGAACTGAAGGGCGGCAGGGCAGCAGGTGAGGCGTTCATCGAGCGGGTCAAGCTGGCGCAGCACGTTGCCAACGTGGGCGACACCAAGACCCTGGTCATTCACCCGGCCAGCACCACCCACTCGCAGCTCGACGAGGGCGCGCAAACCCTGGCGGGCGTGACCCCCGGCCTGGTACGGGTCTCGGTGGGCATCGAGCACTTTGAGGACATCAAGGAAGACTTCGCGCAGGCGATGGTGGGCGTGCCGGAGCCGGAGTCGGTGTGA
- a CDS encoding ABC transporter ATP-binding protein, producing the protein MTLTIDRPQTASVSHAAAALNAPILSLQGVSKTYGDGDGTITALHPATLMVRPGELVAVNGPSGSGKSTFLSIAGALLRPSSGQVMIAGQDLISLSDAALPAFRLKHLGFVLQSSNLIPYLNVREQLTLVPHLAGEDGRDARQKAEDLLKLLGLTERARHFPDALSGGQRQRVAIARALMNDPQLILADEPTASLDSVRGREVVELIAQQVHEHGRAAVMVTHDERVLDLCDRVVSIVDGRLSAGE; encoded by the coding sequence ATGACCCTCACCATTGACCGTCCACAGACTGCTTCCGTCTCCCACGCTGCCGCCGCCCTGAACGCCCCGATCCTCTCGCTCCAGGGTGTCAGCAAGACCTACGGCGACGGTGACGGCACCATCACCGCCCTACATCCAGCCACGCTGATGGTCCGGCCCGGCGAACTGGTGGCCGTCAACGGTCCCTCGGGAAGTGGCAAGAGCACCTTCCTCTCGATTGCCGGGGCGCTCCTGCGGCCCAGCTCCGGTCAGGTGATGATTGCTGGGCAGGATCTGATCTCTCTCTCCGACGCGGCACTGCCCGCCTTCCGCCTGAAACACCTCGGCTTCGTCCTTCAGAGCAGCAATCTGATTCCTTACCTGAACGTCCGCGAGCAGCTCACCCTGGTGCCGCATCTGGCCGGTGAGGATGGACGGGATGCCCGGCAGAAGGCGGAGGACCTGCTCAAACTGCTGGGGCTGACCGAGCGCGCCCGGCACTTCCCCGACGCCCTCAGCGGCGGGCAGCGCCAGCGTGTCGCCATCGCCCGCGCCCTGATGAACGACCCGCAACTGATCCTGGCCGACGAGCCGACGGCCAGCCTCGACAGCGTCCGGGGCCGCGAGGTGGTCGAGCTGATCGCCCAGCAGGTCCACGAACACGGTAGGGCCGCCGTAATGGTCACCCACGACGAGCGCGTGCTGGACTTGTGTGACCGGGTGGTAAGCATCGTCGACGGGCGACTGTCGGCGGGTGAGTAA